A stretch of the Anaerolineae bacterium genome encodes the following:
- a CDS encoding methyltransferase domain-containing protein gives MRDKVETAATQARYDRIAPIYDLMEAWVERRYSDWRRRAWELVRGPQVLEVGVGTGKNMPYYPPHVRVTAIDLSGRMLERARRRAAALGCDVTLIQMDAQAMNFADDSFDSALATFVFCSVPDPVLGLREIARVVKPGGRVVLLEHVRAEDPVLGRLMDFLDPVVSRLMGPHINRRTVENARRAGLIVEQVQGLGARGIFKLIVARAPYP, from the coding sequence ATGCGTGACAAGGTGGAAACGGCGGCTACGCAAGCTCGCTATGACCGCATCGCGCCGATTTACGACCTCATGGAGGCTTGGGTGGAACGGCGATATAGCGATTGGCGCCGGCGAGCCTGGGAGCTGGTGAGAGGGCCCCAGGTGCTGGAAGTGGGCGTGGGAACGGGCAAGAACATGCCGTATTACCCACCCCATGTCCGCGTGACCGCGATTGACCTGAGCGGCAGGATGCTAGAGCGGGCGCGCCGACGCGCGGCAGCCCTAGGGTGTGATGTGACTCTGATCCAAATGGACGCTCAAGCGATGAACTTCGCCGACGACTCTTTCGACAGCGCGCTGGCCACCTTCGTGTTTTGTTCCGTGCCTGATCCCGTACTGGGATTGCGGGAAATAGCGCGGGTGGTCAAGCCAGGAGGGCGAGTGGTGTTGCTTGAACATGTGCGGGCTGAGGATCCTGTGCTGGGACGGCTGATGGACTTCCTTGATCCGGTGGTGTCTCGGCTGATGGGGCCGCACATCAATCGGCGGACTGTGGAGAACGCGCGCAGGGCAGGGCTGATCGTCGAGCAAGTCCAAGGCCTGGGGGCGAGGGGGATTTTCAAGCTGATCGTAGCCCGAGCACCCTATCCGTGA
- the sfsA gene encoding DNA/RNA nuclease SfsA, translated as MRFSQALTPATFVQRVNRFLAIVKMHARLVEVHVPNSGRLEELFLPGRRVWLEAARQPGRRTLFTLRLVELGPKPPLTHEEGATESGPILVSVDARLPAPLFAEAWTQGRLSPFTGYTALQAEARLGDSRIDFRLQDEARVCWVETKSVTLVDEADQPGTALFPDAPTVRGARHLRELMGAAQQGQRAAVVFVVQRSDARAFAPHPSADPAFVAALREATRAGVEVHAYRCFVDLSAITIWDSLPVRIE; from the coding sequence GCCACCTTCGTGCAGCGGGTGAACCGATTCCTGGCCATTGTCAAAATGCATGCTCGTCTTGTTGAGGTGCACGTGCCCAATTCCGGACGTCTGGAGGAGCTCTTCCTACCGGGCCGTCGCGTGTGGCTAGAAGCGGCCCGCCAACCCGGACGTCGCACCCTCTTCACCTTGCGGCTGGTAGAGCTTGGCCCGAAGCCACCGCTCACCCATGAGGAAGGCGCTACTGAATCCGGCCCCATTCTAGTATCGGTAGATGCGCGTCTGCCTGCCCCCTTGTTCGCCGAGGCATGGACACAAGGGCGATTGTCCCCCTTCACCGGCTATACGGCGCTTCAAGCTGAAGCGCGCCTAGGCGACAGCCGCATAGATTTTCGCCTGCAAGATGAGGCGAGGGTCTGTTGGGTGGAGACCAAGTCTGTAACGCTCGTGGACGAAGCTGACCAACCAGGCACCGCCCTCTTCCCTGACGCCCCTACCGTTCGAGGAGCTCGACACCTCCGTGAGCTGATGGGCGCCGCACAGCAGGGCCAGCGCGCAGCCGTCGTCTTCGTAGTTCAGCGTTCGGATGCCCGGGCATTTGCACCTCATCCGAGCGCCGATCCGGCCTTTGTCGCTGCGCTACGGGAGGCGACGAGGGCTGGGGTTGAAGTGCATGCCTATCGCTGCTTCGTGGATCTCTCGGCCATCACCATCTGGGATAGCCTTCCCGTGCGCATTGAGTGA